In Bradyrhizobium sp. WD16, the genomic stretch GCACGGCGAAGGAGGAGCCGAGCCCCATGAAGAGGCCGACGAAAACATGCGGCAGTGCCGCTGGAATTGCCACCCGCGCAACCAGGAACCACGGTTTTGCGCCGAGGGTGCGGGCGACGTCGTAGTAGGCGCTGCTGACGCTGGCGACGCCCGACCAAGTCAGCACGGTCACCGGAAAGCCGGTCGCCAGCGCAATCAGGAAGGTGCTGGCGCTCCAGCTCGAGGGGAACGTGAAGAAGGCGATCGGCAGCCAGGCCGTCGCCGGCAGCGGACCGATGAAGCGCAGCAATGGGTGAACCCAGTAGCCCACTGCGCGCGACCAGCCGATCGAGACTCCGGTGACGAAGCCGATCGCGGCGCCGATCAGGTAGCCGCCGAGCTGCAGCTTCACCGAGGCAAAGGCGCTGCCGAGCAGCTTCGGCAGATCGTCGGTATAGACCTCGACGATGCCCTGCGGCGGCGGAAAGAATGGCTGCGGCAGCCAGGCGAATTTCGCCGTGGCGATTTCCCATACCGTCAGGAAGAGCCCGAGCGCAGCGAGCCAGGGCAGCCGCGGCGTCAGCACGGCGTCGAGGCGGCCGGAAAGTCGGGCGCTCGCTGCCGCGATCGGGATCGCCGTGGCGATGACCAGGGCGGCGAAGGCAACCGCTGCTGTCCGCGGCCAGTCGGCGACATCGTCCCAATAGAGGCCGGTGACACCGAACGCGGCCCAGGCCGCGCTGGCGATGACAGCCGGGGTGGCGCGACGAATGACGCCCAGCGCCGCCGCGGAAGGCGCGAGCGTGGCGCCGCCGATGACGAGCCCGGTATCAGACGCCGAAGAGATCGACATAGATGCGCTCCGCGAATTTCGTCGTATCGGTCGATGGCTTGAACACCGAGACGAGCTTCAGGTCGTCGGCATAGGACTTCAGCTCCTGCTTGAGCGCGGCGCCGACCGGGTGGTGGTGGTGGGTATGATAGCGCGCCATGCCGGCGAGATCGTCGAGGCTCGCGGTCTTCGGCGCATAGGGCTGGAAGGACTGGGCCGCCTTGTCCGGATTTTGCGCGGTGAACATTGCGGCGTCGAGCAGAGCCTGGGTCAGCGCCCGCGCTACGTCGGGCTCCTCGCGCACCAGCGCGCCGCGCAGGCCGACGATGCAGCAGGTCCGCTCGCGATACTCGCCGTCGAGATTGGAGGCGACTTCCTTATAGGCCGGGTCCTTCAGCCACAGATAGGCGATCGGATCGGACGCCAGGAAGGCCTGGACCTCTCCTTTCTCGACCGCGAGTTGCA encodes the following:
- a CDS encoding ABC transporter permease, whose translation is MSISSASDTGLVIGGATLAPSAAALGVIRRATPAVIASAAWAAFGVTGLYWDDVADWPRTAAVAFAALVIATAIPIAAASARLSGRLDAVLTPRLPWLAALGLFLTVWEIATAKFAWLPQPFFPPPQGIVEVYTDDLPKLLGSAFASVKLQLGGYLIGAAIGFVTGVSIGWSRAVGYWVHPLLRFIGPLPATAWLPIAFFTFPSSWSASTFLIALATGFPVTVLTWSGVASVSSAYYDVARTLGAKPWFLVARVAIPAALPHVFVGLFMGLGSSFAVLVVAEMIGVKSGLGWYLQWAQGWASYSNMYAALIVMSLLCSGAITLLFRIRDRVLTWQKGVVKW